In the genome of Moorena sp. SIOASIH, the window AGAGCTGGCAGGGTCAGTGGTGGTGCAGCAGACTTGGGAACACGGCTCAGTTGTTGAGGGCTTAACTCCAACACTTGCACCATTGAGTCTTCCTTAGGCTTTTGATTCTTCAACAAATCACCTAAGATCGGTACGATTAGCATATGAACCCCCAGAGAGGCGGTAACAGAAATCACTAGGGGGTGACTCAGCATTTCTGGGATGTTTTTAATTAAAGAAGCATCGGACATGGCAGTTATTGTTGACGTATTTCCATGGTTGCTAATAAGCTCTCGGCTGAGGAGATGCTTATTCAATTCAGTCTTGGCAAATAAGAGTGAGTGATCGTGCTGGGGCTAGCTATAACAACGTAAGCATTCAGCTATCAGCTATCAGCTATCAGCTTAAGCGCTACGCGCACGCTACTTGAGGTGCTATCAGCTATCAGTTATGAGCTATTAGCTATCAGCTATCAGCATTAAGCTTATGCCCTAGGCGCACGCTGCATTAGGTTGAAGGCTGACGGCTGACGGCTGACGGCTGACGGCTGAATACTTACATAACAACTACATCGATGGCTGAAACATTGCTATCTCTTGGTTTGCTATCTATTGGTTTACCTTAACAATTAGCAGAGAAAAATAGGGTAATGCCAGATTAGGGCGATCGCATAAATTACGATAAATCACCTGCTCCGGTAGAGTTGCTCGTTCTACCACATAGGCATTTTCCAACAACTGATGTCGATGCAGCACTTGCCACACCTGCTGATAAACTGAACTGACTTTGAGCAGGACTACTACATCTGCCCAATCCAAAACCTTTTCCAGTTCCTCCACATTATAGAGAGCTGGTAGCACGACCAGCCGCTGATCACGAATGGTCAAGGGTAATCCCAAAACAGATGCTGTAGCCATGGGGGAAGATACCCCTGGTACAGTTTGAATCAGGCTTTCTGGATGTAACTGTTGTAGCATCTGTGCCAAATAGGTAAATGTGCTGTAAAAACTCACATCTCCTTCACACACAAATGCTACGTCTTGCCCTAGTCCTAGATATTTCCAGACTTGCTCAGCAGCAACTTGCCATGCTTGGGTCAAGATAGCGGTATCCTGCACATATGGAAATGTCAAGGGTAACTGCACCTGATGATTCTCCAACCATTGAGCGACAATCTGTTGAGCCAGTCCTGGTTTCCCACGGACTCCAGTAGGAAACGCTACTACTGGTGCCTGTTTCAATATACGTAGTCCTTTGAGGGTGATCAGGTCAGGATCCCCAGGTCCGACACTTATACCATAAAGTGTACCTAGTTTCACAAAAGTTTAAAATTATCTATAAAATTTAAAATTACCGATGCCATTACCAACTGTTATTTTACCGGGCTATTTTGCTAGCGCTAGTGAATACCGTGATTTAGAACAATCACTACAACAGCTAGGGATTGCCGCAACTACTGTACCAATACGCCAACAAGATTGGTTTCCTACCCTCGGTGGTCGCTCTGTGGTGCCAATTTTGCGGAAAATCGACCAAGCTGTTAAACAGCAGTTGGAGAAGCATAACACGTCACAGATTAATTTAATCGGTCACTCTGCTGGTGGCTGGATTGCCAGGATATATCTAGGAGAAAAGCCTTACACGATTCATGGAGATGTTACTGATGACTCGGTAGGGTTATGGAATGCTCATTCCTATATCTCTACCTTGGTGACTCTGGGTACACCTCATATGAGTCAGGAACGTTGGACTAAACGCAATCTTGATTTTGTGAATGATAACTATCCAGGGGCGTTTCACCAAGATGTCCATTATATTTGTGTCGCTGGTAAGGCTATTTATGGTAAGCGACGTTTAGGCAGCTGGTTGGCTTACAACAGTTACAAGCTCACTTGTGGAGAAGGGAATTGCTGGGGAGATGGGATTACTCCGATTCCTGCTGCTCATTTGGCTGGAGCCACTAATATTACTCTTGATCAGGTGCTGCATTCTCCTAGGAGGAAGGGGATTTGGTATGGTTCACCTGAGGTAAGGGAGGCTTGGGTGAAGTGTTTGTAGGGTTTTCAATAGGGTTAGATACTTAGTCCTGGGTTTTGAGGCAAGAGGCAAGAGGCAAGAGGCAAGAGGAACCCACCCCTAACCCCTCCCAGGAGGGGAAGGCAAGAGGCAAGAGTTGAAGTAGGGTGCGTTAGGGGGGGGCGAGCCATGATTTTCCCCCTCTTCGCCCCTTGTTGAAATAGCCCGCACCGTAACGCACCATCAGGTGAAACAGCTTTTAGCAGATGCACCCTATCTAGAACTTAATGCGATCGCCTTTGGCGCGGCTTCGCCGATCGCAATGGTAGAAGTCGGTTTCAGCTACAACAACCTATCCCTGGATGTCTGCCTGGAACAGTATGTAGATTAATAAACACAATCAATAGGGTTTATTAAGAATTATTACCAGTTGATTGACAACAAGCGTTTATCATCCTATTAGTATTAAAACTAAACTTCCTGACTCCCGACTCCCGAGTCCCTGTTCCCTTTCCTAGATATGATTCTGACTGATGAAAACTAATGAACTTCTGAGACGATATGCAGCAGGAGAAAGGAATTTCCGCAGGGCAAATCTTAGAGGTCAATCGTTTCAGGGGCAAGACCTTTCAGGGGCGGATTTTAGTGAAGCGGATATTAGAGGAACAAACTTTAAGAATGCTATTTTAAGAGGTACTAAGTTCTGTGGAGCCAAGGCAGGATTACAAAAACGATGGACAATTTTGCTTCTGTTGGTTTCCTGGATAATGTCAGGACTATCGGCAGTTGCCTCCTTATATGTTGTGTCTTGGGTACAAGCAAGATATACACAACAAGGCGTAGCGTCAGAGTTCTTAGTCTGGACAGCTTTGATTGTAATAATTGTCTTCTTTGTTGTTATCATTGGTCAAGGTCTTGGGGGAGCATTCGCCGTAGTCCTAGCCATAGCTGGAGCCGTAGCCGTAGCCCTAGCCACAATCGTAGCTGGAGTCTTACGCATAACCATATCCTTCGAGGACGCCTTAGAATTATCTGGACCTGTAGCTGCAGCCGCAGCCGGACTCGGAGCCGCAGCTGTAGCGGGAGCCGTAGCTGTAGCGGGAGCCGTAGCTGTAGCGGAAGCCGTACTGGTACCAGTAGTCGTAGTCGTACCAGTAGTCGTAGCTGTAGTCATAGCAGTAGTTGTAGTCCTAGCCATAGCTGGAGCTGTACCCGTAACCTTCGCCATAGCCGTAGCCGTAACCTTAGCATTACTTGGTGCTTACCTGGGGTGGCGTGCTCTAAAAGGGGACCCCAGAGATGCCTGGATTCGCACTACAGCAATCGTCTTTGCTGCCACAGGAGGAACTAGTTTTTACAAAGCCGATTTAACCGATGCTAATTTTACGGAAGCTACCCTCAAAAATACAGACTTAAGAGAGGTTACTTTTACTCATACTTGTTGGCGGAAAACTATTAAACTTGACCGAGCTAGACTAGGAACAAGCTACCTTCAATATAAAAACGTTAGACAATTGCTGATCAATGGAAAGGGGCAAGAAAAAAACTTTGATCGACTTAACTTAAGAGGTATTAATTTAAAAGGATCTAATCTAAAAGATGCTAGCTTCATCGGAACAGACTTAAACCGAGCTAACTTACAAGATGCTAATTTATCCAGAGCTAAGTTAGTTCAAACGTTACTAGAAGGAGCTGATTTAACCAAAGCAACCTTAACAGGAGCATATATCGAAGATTGGGCAATCAGCAATACTACTAAACTAATTCAAATTGATTGCGATTATAGTTTTCTGAAACTACCTACTAAAAGTGCTCCAGACCCTAAACGTCGTCCTGCTGACCAAGAGAGAAATTTTGAACCAGGGGAATTTGCTAAGTTAGCTCAGAAAATTCCCAATACTGTCGATTTAATTTTTAAAGATGGTATCGATTGGCAGACTTTTAGAAAAACGTTTCAAGACCTTCGAGTAGAAAGCGAAACAGGAGAGCTACCAGTCATACAGACAATAGAAAATAAAGGCGACGGTGCTTTTGTTATTCGGGTCAAAGTTCCTGAGGAGGTTGATGAAGCTGAATACGAGCGAAAATTCTGGGCAAAATACAAGCCAATGTTAGAAGCTAAAGATAGAGAAATAAAACTTTTATCTGAGCAAATAGAGTTTTATGATGAACAAATAGAATTTATACGTAAAAACAATACTAGATTAATGGGAGTTGTTGAAACAATGGCAGATCAAGAAACTATTATAATTGATAAAATTGACAAGCGTGACCAGCGTGGTGCCAAGTTTAACGTTGGTGGTAACTATGTCGAAAGAGCTGAGTCTGTTAGTAGTCAGCAAAGCTATGCTAATCAAAATAACTACGAGGAAGCTGACAAAAACCTAGCAGAAGCAGCAGCTGAAATCCAGCAATTACTAGAGCAACTAGAGAAAACCAACCCTACCGCCACAGAAGCACAGCAAGAAGCCTTTGTCAGTGCAGCCATTACACCAACTAATAAAGAAAGGCTAATTAATGCTATCAAAGAAGGTGGTCAAGGAGCAATTGAAGAATTCCTTGATAACCCATATTTGAATGTAGCAATTAGAATTATTGAAGGGTGGAGAAACCCTTAATTTTACAAGTGACGATGGTGCTGATAACTCCTGCCCTTACCAGATTTTCCCCAGCTTCAACACGAAACCCGGCAGCACCGACTCATCCCCCTTTACCGTAGCAGGATTGTCCAACTGCTCGACTTCCCTACCAGGACGGTAAATATACACTCGACGATTATTGGGGTCAATCAACCACCCCAACTTCGCGCCATTGTCCATGTACTCTTCCATCTTGTCTTTGAGATCGTTGACGCTATCACTGGGGGAACGCAATTCAATCACAAAATCTGGGCATAGAGGAGCAAATTTTTCCTGTTGTTGAGGTGTTAGGGCTTCCCATCTTTCTAAGGTTACCCAAGAGGCATCAGGGGAGCGCTCCGCACCATTGGGAAGCTTAAAGCCAGCAGATGAGTCAAAACCTTTGCCTGTGCCATCTTGTTCTACCCAACTCCACAACTGACCATTGAGACTGAAATTTCGACCTCCGGTTCCACTCCCTGTTGGGGGCATAATAATTATTTCTCCCTCTGACGTGCGTTCAATCCGTAAATCTCGATTAATCTGACAAAACTCAAAAAACTGGTCATCATCCATGTCCAATGCTGGGGGCATCCTCAGCACAATCGGATTAGTTTCAACAGGTGTGGTGGCTACTGTCATGACTTAGCTACTTCCCGCACAAAAGAGTTTCTTCTATTTTAATTACAGGGTTGCTAAATAATGGAATGATTTTAAGAGTAGGTGCGCTTTCCAATCGGCGAGTAAATCGCCCTTGGGTCGCACCTGTAGAATGGGCATCAGGCGTAGAACTGGCATCTTGCGTAGAAGCGATGCAGCGCCTTCATGCGGGGGTTTCCCCCATGAGCGACTGCATCAAGACACTGGCATCTTGCGTAGAACTGGCATCTTGTGTAGAACTGGCATCTTGCCAGTTTCAATATATTTCCGAGCGGGCAGGATGCCTGGCATCTTGTGTAGAACTGGCATCTTGCGTAGAACTGGCATCTTGCCAGTTTCAATATATTTCCGAGCGGGCAGGATGCCCACTCTACTCCTATTCATTACTTGACTGACGCAACGCCAAGCTTTGAGCAGCAGTATGTAGTTTTCAGCAATCCTAATTACCGAATTGTACCCAATTCTTGTCTTAAACCAGCAATCAACTTGGTAGACAAGGGGATTGCTTTATCTATCTGTTTCTTTTTAAGCTAAAAGTTCAGCGAGCAGTGGTTTAAGTTAAGAACCATGACAGGAAAAACCTGGCTGCAAGCGCACTACGCATTAAGGTGTTTGACATTGATAAAAGCAGCAAAAGCCGTTTTAGTAAACTTTTGCCTCTTGCCTCTTGCCTCTTGCCTTCCGCGTAGCGCTGTCTTAAAACCTCGTTGGCTAAATTGCAACGATAGGTTCCAATGGTTAATAGCAAACATAGAGGGAATTGATGATGAGCCAAGATTTACCAAAGCCAGGGAAACTTAAGCTGCTTGTGGTTGATGACCACGAATTGATGCTGGGTGGCATAATCGACACCCTACGACGGAAGTATCCAGAAGCGGAAGCAGAAATCTTAACAGCTAAAACGTTCGAGAGTGCTCTAGAACAACTGGAACGATTTCCGCTTGACCTCGTTATTGTAGATCTTTCCATTCCAGAAGCCTCTGAGAAGACAGCTAAATCTGAGAATACAGCTAAAATCGACACGGGTATTAAACTCTTGCAGACAGTGATCAAGCAATACCCCAACCTCAATCTTGTGGTGCTCAGCACTTACCTCAAAGCTCTGGTGCGGATTAAGGATGAGATTGACAAGCACGAAGGGGGTTTCACGCTGGTAGATAAGGGTTTCTCCGCTGAGGTTATGTTAACCAGAGTTGACTGGGCATTGCAGGGAATAACCCATACAAAAGATCTAAAGATGCTCAAAGGAGAAGTCAAACCAGAGTGGCTGGAGGTAATCACCCTAGCATTTCATGAGAAATTGCAGGATAAGGCAATTGCTGAGCGTATGAAGATAGCTCCCCGAACTGTGCTTCACTACTGGAGGAAAATTCGAGATGTTCTGGGTGTTTATCCTGAAGGCGGGAAAAATCTCCGCATTAAAACTGAGATGCGAGCCAGAGAAGAAGGGTTTATTGATTAATTAAGCAAGGAAAAAACCTGTTGTTGCTAAGTATTTGGCCAAAAATAAGAAACAAAATTGCCACCTGGCGTGGAGGAGAATTGCCAGGAATTGCAGTGATTGGACTGGTAATCTTAGCCCGTCTCAATGGGTCCCTTCAATTTAGCGAGTGGATAACCCTCGATACTTTTCTGCGCCTGCGTCCTTCTGAACCTATGGATGAACGGGTTGTCATTGTTGGCATTGATGAACAGGATATTCAGGATGTAGGAACCTATCCCATACCAGATCAAAACATTGCAAGGCTGCTCCGGAAATTGCAAACCTACAAACCCAGAGCAATTGGTCTTGATATTGTTCGGGATCTACCAGTTGAGCCAGGTCACGAGCAACTGGTTGAAACCTTTGAGGATATCAAGACTCTCATTGCTATTGAGAAAGTATTACCCACTAAAATTAACCCACCACCCGGATTTCCGCCAGAACGGATTGGTTTCTCAGATGTTATTCCAGATCAAGATAGCAAGGTCAGGCGCAGTATTCTTGGGATGTATAGGGATGAAACCAGGAAAGAATATGTATTCTCCCTGGCTTTACTGCTGGCGAAAGCTTATTTGGGTGCTGAGAGGGAAAAGATTGAACTTGAAAATGGCATTCACGATCACCTTACTATGCGCTTTGGTGAGACTGAGCTACCTCGCTTTTTGAGCAATTCCGGTGGATATGTGGGCACTGATCACTTTGGAGTTCAAGTGCTGCTCAATTTTCGGAGTGGTCGAAAACGGTTTAGAACCTTATCTGTCAGGGATATCGAAACAGGGCAATTTAATTCAAATTGGATTCGCGATCGCATTGTGATTGTTGGAGTCACTACTCCCAGCATCAAAGACACTGTCAATACCACTGCCATCAAGGCTTTGAACCCTCCTGGAGAAATCTATGGGGTGGAATTTCATGCCCATGCTACTAGTCAAATTCTCAGTGCTGTTCTGGATCAGCGATCGCTTTTAAGAACTTGGTCAGATCCCTGGGAATATCTATGGATTTTAGGTTGGGGTTTTCTGGCCATTGGTCTTGGTCGGCTGACTCAATCCCCATTTAAAAATCTGTTTGTTGTTGGGATTACCAGCTTCGGACTAGTTGGAGTTGGTTATGTGTTCCTAGTTTGGGGCTGGTGGATTCCAGTAGCACCAGCGTTGTTAATTTTAGTGATAAATAGTTTACTATTGCCTGCTTTCTATCACTATGACCAGGCTTTGAAGTCTCAGATCAATTTGCGCCAACAGACTATTGATGAAGCATTTGCGTCGATTCATAATGGTCCAATGCAAACACTAGCCTATATTATTACGCGCATTGAAAACCAGGATTTGCCACAAGACGAATTGCTGTTGACACTTAAAACTATCAAGCGTAACATATGGAAAATTGGAGAACACCTCACAGAAAAAGCTCTGAATCAAAAAGAAATTATCCTTATAGAAAGGAGTATAAAACTGAATCAAAAAGAAACTATCCTTATAGGAAGTAACCTAAAACTGCCATTGAAGCATCCAATCCATAAGCTATTCTATGAAGTCTCTAGATATACCCTCGAACGGAATTTTACTTGTTTTGAGACCCTTAAGGTTAAAGCCCTTAAATTTGAGGATATCCCGGAACAATATTTAACTATTGAGCAAAAGCGAAAACTCTGCCACTTTCTCGAAGAAGCTTTGTGCAATGTCGGGCAACATGCTAAAGGAGTAACTCGTATTAGTGCCATTGGTAAGCTCAATGACGACTGGTACACTCTGAGTGTTAAAGATAATGGCTCTGGCATCTGTTCATCCTCTGAAAACCGAGGAACAAAGCAATGTAAAAATCTGGCGAAACAACTAGGAGGAACATTTAAACGAGAGCCCCTTTCTCCCCAAGGAACTCTGTGCGAGTTAACCTGGCCTCTAGCAGGTCGTAACTGGAGTTTTGCCAAAGTTAGCTATGGCTTGAAAACTCTTTTTTTGAAAGCGTTGAAATATATCAAAAAATTATAAAATAGACTTCGCAGCGGGTGCATGTCAATTTTGTTAATCCCTGATTCAGATCCCCCTAAATCCCCCGAGCGAGGGATTGCTCGCTCGGGGGACTTTTCAATCTAATTCCCCCCTTTTTTAAGGGGGGTTAGGGGGGATCTATGTACCTAATTACAAAGTTGACATGCTCCCCTTCGCAGCAGAAGTCGGGAATCGGGAATCGGGAATCGGGAATCGGGAACAGCGGATCTGGGAATAAGCCCCTAAATAAATCTAAAGTAAATTTTCGTAGGTGCGTTAGGGGTGGGATTGCCCTGATTTTCCGCCTCTTTGCCAGCG includes:
- a CDS encoding precorrin-2 C(20)-methyltransferase; the protein is MKLGTLYGISVGPGDPDLITLKGLRILKQAPVVAFPTGVRGKPGLAQQIVAQWLENHQVQLPLTFPYVQDTAILTQAWQVAAEQVWKYLGLGQDVAFVCEGDVSFYSTFTYLAQMLQQLHPESLIQTVPGVSSPMATASVLGLPLTIRDQRLVVLPALYNVEELEKVLDWADVVVLLKVSSVYQQVWQVLHRHQLLENAYVVERATLPEQVIYRNLCDRPNLALPYFSLLIVKVNQ
- a CDS encoding lipase — its product is MPLPTVILPGYFASASEYRDLEQSLQQLGIAATTVPIRQQDWFPTLGGRSVVPILRKIDQAVKQQLEKHNTSQINLIGHSAGGWIARIYLGEKPYTIHGDVTDDSVGLWNAHSYISTLVTLGTPHMSQERWTKRNLDFVNDNYPGAFHQDVHYICVAGKAIYGKRRLGSWLAYNSYKLTCGEGNCWGDGITPIPAAHLAGATNITLDQVLHSPRRKGIWYGSPEVREAWVKCL
- a CDS encoding pentapeptide repeat-containing protein; translated protein: MKTNELLRRYAAGERNFRRANLRGQSFQGQDLSGADFSEADIRGTNFKNAILRGTKFCGAKAGLQKRWTILLLLVSWIMSGLSAVASLYVVSWVQARYTQQGVASEFLVWTALIVIIVFFVVIIGQGLGGAFAVVLAIAGAVAVALATIVAGVLRITISFEDALELSGPVAAAAAGLGAAAVAGAVAVAGAVAVAEAVLVPVVVVVPVVVAVVIAVVVVLAIAGAVPVTFAIAVAVTLALLGAYLGWRALKGDPRDAWIRTTAIVFAATGGTSFYKADLTDANFTEATLKNTDLREVTFTHTCWRKTIKLDRARLGTSYLQYKNVRQLLINGKGQEKNFDRLNLRGINLKGSNLKDASFIGTDLNRANLQDANLSRAKLVQTLLEGADLTKATLTGAYIEDWAISNTTKLIQIDCDYSFLKLPTKSAPDPKRRPADQERNFEPGEFAKLAQKIPNTVDLIFKDGIDWQTFRKTFQDLRVESETGELPVIQTIENKGDGAFVIRVKVPEEVDEAEYERKFWAKYKPMLEAKDREIKLLSEQIEFYDEQIEFIRKNNTRLMGVVETMADQETIIIDKIDKRDQRGAKFNVGGNYVERAESVSSQQSYANQNNYEEADKNLAEAAAEIQQLLEQLEKTNPTATEAQQEAFVSAAITPTNKERLINAIKEGGQGAIEEFLDNPYLNVAIRIIEGWRNP
- a CDS encoding Uma2 family endonuclease, whose amino-acid sequence is MTVATTPVETNPIVLRMPPALDMDDDQFFEFCQINRDLRIERTSEGEIIIMPPTGSGTGGRNFSLNGQLWSWVEQDGTGKGFDSSAGFKLPNGAERSPDASWVTLERWEALTPQQQEKFAPLCPDFVIELRSPSDSVNDLKDKMEEYMDNGAKLGWLIDPNNRRVYIYRPGREVEQLDNPATVKGDESVLPGFVLKLGKIW
- a CDS encoding response regulator transcription factor → MMSQDLPKPGKLKLLVVDDHELMLGGIIDTLRRKYPEAEAEILTAKTFESALEQLERFPLDLVIVDLSIPEASEKTAKSENTAKIDTGIKLLQTVIKQYPNLNLVVLSTYLKALVRIKDEIDKHEGGFTLVDKGFSAEVMLTRVDWALQGITHTKDLKMLKGEVKPEWLEVITLAFHEKLQDKAIAERMKIAPRTVLHYWRKIRDVLGVYPEGGKNLRIKTEMRAREEGFID
- a CDS encoding CHASE2 domain-containing protein, which codes for MLLSIWPKIRNKIATWRGGELPGIAVIGLVILARLNGSLQFSEWITLDTFLRLRPSEPMDERVVIVGIDEQDIQDVGTYPIPDQNIARLLRKLQTYKPRAIGLDIVRDLPVEPGHEQLVETFEDIKTLIAIEKVLPTKINPPPGFPPERIGFSDVIPDQDSKVRRSILGMYRDETRKEYVFSLALLLAKAYLGAEREKIELENGIHDHLTMRFGETELPRFLSNSGGYVGTDHFGVQVLLNFRSGRKRFRTLSVRDIETGQFNSNWIRDRIVIVGVTTPSIKDTVNTTAIKALNPPGEIYGVEFHAHATSQILSAVLDQRSLLRTWSDPWEYLWILGWGFLAIGLGRLTQSPFKNLFVVGITSFGLVGVGYVFLVWGWWIPVAPALLILVINSLLLPAFYHYDQALKSQINLRQQTIDEAFASIHNGPMQTLAYIITRIENQDLPQDELLLTLKTIKRNIWKIGEHLTEKALNQKEIILIERSIKLNQKETILIGSNLKLPLKHPIHKLFYEVSRYTLERNFTCFETLKVKALKFEDIPEQYLTIEQKRKLCHFLEEALCNVGQHAKGVTRISAIGKLNDDWYTLSVKDNGSGICSSSENRGTKQCKNLAKQLGGTFKREPLSPQGTLCELTWPLAGRNWSFAKVSYGLKTLFLKALKYIKKL